A window from Sus scrofa isolate TJ Tabasco breed Duroc chromosome 2, Sscrofa11.1, whole genome shotgun sequence encodes these proteins:
- the LOC100626564 gene encoding olfactory receptor 2T8-like, producing MENWNLTSDFILLGLFNHTGPHLFLFVMVLTTAFTSLVGNALMLLLILLDPQLHRPMYFLLSQLSLMDMMLVSTVVPKMAADYFTGRNSISPAGCGLQIFFFLTLEGGECFLLAAMSYDRYVAICHPLRYPVLMTWPLCLRMILGSWFLGAADGLMQAAATLTFSYCNSHEVDHFFCEAPSLVRLACADTSLFEYAMYVCCVLMLLVPISLILISYSLILSTVLQMHSKNARKKAFATCSSHLSVVGLFFGAAIFTYMRPKSYRSANHDKIVSAFYTIFTPVLNPLIYSLRNSEVKGALRKCIDQCAALKS from the coding sequence ATGGAAAACTGGAATCTCACTTCAGATTTCATTCTCCTAGGACTGTTTAACCACACAGGACCACATCTATTTCTCTTTGTGATGGTTCTGACAACTGCCTTCACCTCCTTAGTGGGCAATGCCCTCATGCTTCTCCTGATTCTCCTGGACCCCCAGCTTCACAGGCCCATGTACTTCCTACTGAGCCAACTCTCCCTCATGGACATGATGCTGGTTTCCACAGTTGTGCCCAAAATGGCTGCTGACTACTTTACTGGCAGAAATTCCATCTCCCCTGCTGGCTGTGGGttgcagatcttttttttcctcactttggAAGGGGGCGAGTGCTTCCTTTTAGCAGCCATGTCTTATGACCGCTATGTCGCTATTTGCCACCCACTGAGATACCCAGTCCTCATGACTTGGCCATTATGCCTGAGAATGATTTTGGGTTCTTGGTTCCTGGGTGCAGCTGATGGACTCATGCAGGCTGCTGCTACCCTAACCTTCTCATACTGCAATTCACATGAGGTTGATCATTTCTTTTGTGAGGCTCCCTCTCTGGTGCGTTTGGCTTGTGCTGACACATCCCTCTTTGAGTATGCCATGTATGTCTGCTGTGTGTTAATGCTCCTGGTCCCAATTTCCCTCATCCTGATTTCTTACAGTCTTATCCTTTCTACTGTTCTCCAGATGCATTCTAAAAATGCCCGCAAGAAGGCTTTTGCCACCTGCTCCTCACATCTATCTGTCGTAGGGCTCTTTTTTGGAGCTGCCATATTTACCTACATGAGACCCAAATCCTACAGATCAGCAAACCATGATAAGATTGTGTCAGCATTCTATACGATCTTCACCCCAGTgctgaaccccctcatctacagtctgaggaacagtgAGGTCAAGGGAGCTCTGAGAAAATGTATTGATCAGTGCGCTGCTTTAAAATCATGA